The Paenibacillus sp. RUD330 genome has a segment encoding these proteins:
- a CDS encoding ABC transporter substrate-binding protein: MAIGCSSQSGDGGKAGSGKTTVTITYRDDGIGEKGVLYKWIKEVASTFPDKSIEIKPTPIQASEGDYFAKIALALKSKDTAPDIVTEDTFILNSDAAAGYLEPLDERLKGWEDWSNGSFIEAMKKGVTASDGKVYGVPYNTDSRGLWYNKELFKKAGLPEDWKPKTWDEVLDAARAIKAKEPDVVPIWMNMGKATGEATSMQTYEMLLYGTGERLYDDASGKWITKSQGIDDALSFIETVSKEKLGPPLSKVLNGQAGNTATREYLPKGKLAISLDGSWIPGNYLDGGAAPWPEYKDVLGFAPMPTSKGQAPGSITLAGGWALSIPSNAKHKDAAWAFIKYALNKENTAKLVIASGNITVRADVSKDPAYTKMPFNEIATDYLKNAEFRPAQDKYPEVSTQIQTMVESVATGTPPADAASKYAQDVSRIVGADHTMEK; this comes from the coding sequence ATGGCGATAGGCTGCAGCAGCCAGTCCGGAGACGGCGGCAAGGCCGGTTCCGGCAAGACGACGGTAACCATTACGTACAGGGATGACGGCATCGGAGAGAAGGGCGTTCTGTACAAGTGGATCAAGGAGGTCGCATCGACGTTTCCGGACAAAAGCATCGAGATCAAGCCGACTCCGATCCAGGCGTCGGAGGGGGATTATTTCGCGAAGATCGCGCTCGCGCTGAAGTCCAAGGACACCGCCCCCGACATCGTGACCGAGGATACGTTCATTCTCAACTCTGACGCCGCGGCGGGTTATCTGGAGCCGCTGGACGAGAGGCTGAAGGGCTGGGAGGACTGGAGCAACGGCTCCTTCATCGAGGCGATGAAAAAAGGCGTGACGGCCAGCGACGGCAAGGTGTACGGGGTTCCTTACAACACGGATTCCAGGGGACTCTGGTACAACAAGGAGCTGTTCAAGAAAGCGGGCCTGCCGGAGGACTGGAAGCCGAAAACCTGGGATGAGGTGCTGGACGCGGCCAGAGCGATCAAGGCCAAGGAGCCGGATGTCGTGCCGATCTGGATGAACATGGGCAAGGCGACGGGCGAGGCGACCTCGATGCAGACCTACGAGATGCTGCTCTACGGAACCGGGGAGAGGCTCTACGACGACGCGAGCGGCAAATGGATCACCAAGAGCCAGGGAATCGACGACGCGCTCTCCTTCATCGAAACGGTCAGCAAGGAGAAGCTGGGCCCGCCGCTCTCCAAGGTGCTGAACGGGCAAGCGGGCAATACGGCGACGCGTGAATACCTGCCCAAGGGCAAGCTCGCCATCTCGCTGGACGGCTCGTGGATTCCAGGCAACTACCTGGACGGCGGAGCCGCTCCATGGCCGGAATACAAGGATGTGCTCGGCTTCGCCCCGATGCCGACGAGCAAAGGCCAGGCGCCGGGCTCCATCACGCTGGCCGGCGGCTGGGCGCTCTCGATCCCGAGCAACGCCAAGCATAAGGACGCGGCGTGGGCATTCATCAAGTACGCTCTGAATAAAGAGAACACCGCCAAGCTGGTCATCGCTTCAGGCAACATCACCGTCCGGGCGGACGTCTCCAAGGATCCGGCCTACACGAAGATGCCGTTCAACGAGATCGCCACCGATTACCTCAAAAATGCGGAGTTCCGCCCTGCCCAGGATAAATATCCGGAGGTGTCCACCCAGATCCAGACGATGGTGGAATCGGTCGCGACCGGCACGCCGCCGGCGGACGCGGCCAGCAAGTACGCGCAGGACGTATCGAGAATCGTGGGGGCCGACCATACGATGGAGAAATAG
- a CDS encoding ABC transporter ATP-binding protein codes for MPAASPLILQASRITRTFGRGKSSVAVLKGIDLALPAGKLVALKGRSGSGKTTLINLLGALDTPTEGIIELGGRDLTKLTGRQRDELRRTEIGLIFQSFALVPLMTAYENVEFMLRVAGVPAKEREAAAIAALEQVGLAERMHHRPFELSGGEQQRTAIARAIARRPALVLADEPTAELDSRTGLTIMKAFRELVQQGLTVVLTTHDPAIMEVADLVFELEDGHIAEVR; via the coding sequence ATGCCCGCAGCTTCGCCGCTTATTCTCCAGGCTTCCCGCATCACCCGCACCTTCGGCAGGGGCAAGAGCTCCGTCGCCGTGCTCAAGGGCATCGATCTCGCGCTTCCCGCAGGCAAGCTGGTCGCGCTCAAGGGAAGATCCGGATCCGGCAAGACGACCCTGATCAATCTGCTCGGAGCGCTGGATACGCCGACCGAAGGCATCATCGAGCTCGGCGGCCGCGACCTGACGAAGCTGACCGGCCGCCAGCGGGATGAGCTCCGGCGGACCGAGATCGGCCTCATCTTCCAGTCCTTCGCCCTCGTGCCGCTCATGACCGCCTACGAGAACGTCGAGTTCATGCTCCGGGTAGCGGGAGTGCCCGCCAAGGAACGCGAGGCGGCCGCCATCGCCGCTCTCGAGCAGGTCGGCCTCGCGGAGCGCATGCATCACCGTCCGTTCGAGCTGTCGGGAGGCGAGCAGCAGCGCACCGCCATCGCCAGGGCGATCGCCCGCAGGCCCGCGCTCGTGCTGGCCGACGAACCGACGGCCGAGCTCGACAGCCGCACCGGGCTTACGATCATGAAGGCCTTTCGAGAGCTTGTCCAGCAAGGCCTGACCGTCGTGCTTACCACCCACGACCCCGCCATCATGGAGGTTGCCGATCTCGTATTCGAATTGGAGGATGGCCACATTGCCGAAGTCCGTTAG